Proteins found in one Anopheles aquasalis chromosome 3, idAnoAquaMG_Q_19, whole genome shotgun sequence genomic segment:
- the LOC126575584 gene encoding uncharacterized protein LOC126575584 yields the protein MTMTLEKLSSGSSMGLANLSVDRHRRSADSCTPSMMMDNYYIEIPTPSTRSVSPLSASVSPGKDKSFSFFRSVYRKMSLKSHEDLDQLASANGRDEDSRSSSVDSYSSSSDHRDPSSIGKSGAEEDEEEDEENRRYSSGDRSSRRTKMQLRLSDHTPLASTNETEINGSNGSHAPQEPTTRRKSRRSSVLKLLESLAISSPIRSRSLSCSSSSVNNLLHAKGRDSRAESKCSLFSTNSANNGNGDRSAGKESNKPAPKKILRRPVSYTYLRGISGLPTQRVPRSSICCSYYGR from the coding sequence ATGACGATGACGCTCGAAAAGCTGAGCAGCGGAAGTAGTATGGGACTAGCAAATCTCTCAGtggatcgtcatcgtcgttcagCCGACAGTTGTACgccctcgatgatgatggacaacTATTACATCGAGATACCGACACCGTCAACGCGCAGCGTCTCACCCCTGTCAGCATCGGTGTCGCCGGGAAAGGACAAATCGTTCAGCTTCTTCCGCAGCGTGTATCGCAAGATGAGCCTCAAATCGCACGAAGATCTCGATCAGCTGGCCTCAGCGAATGGCCGGGATGAGGATTCGCGCAGCTCATCCGTCGATTCCTACTCATCGAGCAGCGATCACCGCGATCCTTCCTCGATCGGCAAATCCGGAGCAgaggaagacgaggaagaggatgaggagaaCAGGCGCTATTCCAGTggcgatcgcagcagcagacgcacgAAAATGCAGCTACGACTTTCCGATCATACGCCACTAGCGAGCACGAATGAGACTGAAATTAACGGTAGCAATGGGTCACATGCTCCACAAGAACCAACAACGCGTCGCAAGTCGCGTCGTTCATCCGTGCTGAAGCTACTCGAAAGTCTCGCCATCAGTTCACCAATCCGTTCGCGATCGctttcgtgcagcagcagttctgtGAACAATCTGCTGCACGCGAAAGGACGCGACTCCCGGGCGGAATCCAAGTGTTCCCTGTTCAGCACGAACAGCGCCAACAATGGGAATGGCGATCGCAGCGCTGGCAAGGAATCGAACAAACCGGCACCGAAGAAGATCCTCCGTCGGCCCGTATCGTACACCTATCTGCGGGGAATCTCTGGCTTACCAACGCAGCGTGTACCACGATCGTCGATCTGCTGCAGTTACTATGGACGCTAA